CACGCGCCTCTATCAAGCAAGCGCAGAAGGTACTATGCGTACCGAAAAAACCAACGCTGCGCTCGCCGCACACCAAAAGCGCACGCAGGAAGAATTCCAGCGTGTCGCCCGAAAATCACACGTACACGAGCTTGTCCGCGACCTCAACAACGAATTCAACACACTAAAAGAGCGCCTCGCCACCATGGGCGATGAAACCGGCGAGCTGCGCAACGATGTCGAGTCACTTGACCACCGAACGCGCGACTTTGAAAGCATCCAAAAACAATTCTCAACCATGCATTCCAATTTTGAAAGCCTCAAGAGCCGCATGGTGGCTGATATACATGACGTGCAGGATGATATTCATCGGCTGGGCAAAAAAGTCAAGGAAAACATCCCGCCAAAAGAACTCCGCAGCGCAGCGCGGCTGCTGCACCTCAAAAGTAAAACCCCACCGCTGGTCAAAACATCAAATGTGCTCATCAGCATTTCATTTGCACTCGTCGTGTTTGCAGGCATTCTCTTTTTTGCGCTTGCCAAAACAAACGGATTTCTGGTTACTTGGACTGTCGGGCTTGCCGTCGGGGTGTTTGTGATTGGCCTGCTGTTCAGAACAGTGCACGCGATAAAGAATTAATACTAATAACCCACCACAAACTTTATAAGTAATTAACGGCATAAAAAAGCAATAAAGAAGCCCAGTACTGAGAAGCAAAAGAGAGAAAGAAAGAGGTGACGTGTGGGTCGCACAATCGGCGTGATAGCTATCAAGGGAGGCGTTGGAAAAACAACTGTAGTCGCAAATCTTGGCGCGGTGCTTGCCCACGAATTTAACCAGCGTGTGCTTATTCTTGACGCAAATTTTTCAGCAGCAAATCTGGGCTTGCATTTCGGCATTGTCAACCCTGAAATAACGCTTCATGACGTGCTGGCAGAAAAGCACGACATCAAAAAAGCTATTATCTCCCATGGCCGCATGGACATTATTGCCGGAAGCCTGGTGCCAAAAAAAGTTGACCCGCTCAAGCTTCGCAGCAAACTAAACCAGCTGAAAAAAGAGTATGATTTTATTCTTATCGATTCGTCCCCAGCGCTGAATGAGGAAATCCTCGCAACTATGGTTGCTGCCGACGAGCTCATGGTGGTCACAACACCCGATTATCCCACGCTCAGCTGCACCATGCACGCGGTCAAAGTCGCCAAGCGACGCGGCACGCCAATCACCGGCATTATCGTCAATAAAAAGCGCAATCAGCTGTTTGAGCTCACCACTGAAGAAATCGAAGAGGCAACTGAAACACCTGTTATTGCAGTTGTCCGGGATGATGTGCGTGTGCTTGAAGCGCTTGCCGCAACAACACCCGCAACGATTTATGGGAATGTGACTGATGTGGTGGTTGAGTACCGCAAACTCGGAGCGGCACTACTGGGAGAAACGTATCGTGATCCCCGTTTCCTCAACCGCATGCGGGATGCATTGTTCAAGACCGATACGGCAAAGCATGAAGTCAACCGCGCGGTGCTCGGCAGCCCGCTTGCAAAAAAGTAGGAATGAACTCGCCATGATTTCTTTTAGCACCTATGTTCTGGTTGCACTTTTCGCGTACGGAGGCACCCTTGCTGGCGTGGGGACAAGTATTCTTGCGTCAGAAGAATTAAAATCAGGCCGTGTATGGCTCGCCCGCAGCAGAAAGATTTGGTATGTGCTACTCATTGCCGCCACCCTTTTTTTTCTTGTAGTAAGCCCATGGAGCATACCGGTCATCTTTCTGGGGTTTCTCTGTGCGTACGTCAATAAAATTTTTGTCGGCCCAATGGTGCACGTGTATGTTGGTTTTCTTTTTTTTCTTGCAGGCCGCGACCTCGCCTTTTTGTTGACCAGTGCAGTCGCCGTGTTCCTATTTTATTTCACCAGCGGGGCAGCCGGCATGGCCCATGGAAAAGGTGATGTCAGAAAACGAATGAAAGCGGTGCTTCTCCGGCATCTTCCCTTTTTTGCGTGTTTGCCGCTGTATGCGTTATATATTTTTTAGGGGTTTTTGCTTGTTTAGAAATAATTGAAAAAAAACAGCGCAACCAGCATGCCGAGCACAATGCCTCCGGCAACTTGGAGGGGTGTATGGCCGAGCACCTCGCGAACTTTTGTCACGCCCTTCTGTTTCACGCTGCGCAAAACCTGAATCATCTGGTTGATACGTCGAGCTGTTTCACCGGCTTCGCGCCGCACGCCAACCGCGTCAGCCATGACAATCAGCGAAAAAAGCAGTGCCACGGCAAAAACGGAAGTGTCTGCTTTGATGAGGTAGAGCGTCGTGGTCAGCGCCGTGGCCATAGCGGCGTGGGTTGAGGGCATGCCACCCGGCTCAAAGAGTAATAATGAGAGGTCGACCTTTTGATGATTCAAAAAATGAAGCGCGACTTTGATGCCTTGCGACAGAATCGCTGAGGTAACCACCGGAAAAAAAAGTTCATTGAAGCTCATAGAATCACCACACTCACCATTTTTTTATTTTGCGCTGGCTCACCATTAAAAAGCCCATGATAACGAAGATTATAGGGATGCCGATTGTCGGGACGCCGAAAAAATAGAGTGCAGGAAAGACGATACCATTCACCGTAATCGGCACGCCTTCAAAAAAAGTAGTGTGATTCATGATGTTGAAACGGGCAAGCCGTGCAATGCCGCAGAGCAGGAAAAAGATACCGCCTACCAGCGCGGGAACCGTACGCTCTGCAAGCAAGTAGCCAAACAGCGCTGGCGCAACGCTGAACGAAACTGTATCTGCCAACGAATCAAGCTCTTTTCCAAACAGGTGCGCCTGATGCCGCCAACGCGCGATTCTGCCATCAAGCCCATCAAGGACTGCGGCGACAAGCATGCCAATGCTGGCGAACGCAAATTGGTGCTGAAACGAAAAAATGATTGACAAAAATCCTGCACCAGCGCCGAGCAGAGTAATGCTGTCAGCGAGGGTTATCAGTTTTGTTATTTTCATCGAAGCCACCGCTCATTTGTTGCAATAACAGTTTTGCCGCCAACGACTTTTTGCCCTTCATGGACCGCAAGTTTGTACTTTGCCGGGAAGATGAGGGTTACTTGGCTGCCCATTTTGATGACACCAAGTGACTGCCCTTTTTCAACGTGATCATTTTTTTTGACAAAGCAGCGAATGCGCCGCGCGACGTAGCCGGCAATCTGAATCACCTTTATTTTTCCAAAGTGAGTGTTCATCAGGATTTCATTTTTCTCATTTTCCAGCGCTGCTTTCATCGTGTATGCCTTGCGTACTGCGTTTTTCCATTTTCCTTTTTCATGGTGTGTGTACAGAATCGTGCCGGTGGTCGGCGCTTTCTGGAAATGCACATCGCTCAAGTGCATGACAATGTCGATGAGAAAGCAATCGTTGTCAACATCTTCAGTGAGTGTTTTTATTTTTCCCCAGCCTTTTTGCAGCGTGACATATTTTCTGGTGGTACGAATGATGCGCGCAATTTTTCCATGCGCTGGGCTCACGATATTATTTCCCGGTGTCGGCTCAATAAGCGGATTGCGAAGTGTGTACGAATAGAACAGAAATGCCGCTGCAGTAAAGAGGAGGGAGACGTAGATAAGCGCTATCACCATACTTTTATACAGCCACTGGTTCTTTTTAAAGTTGTTGGTTAGTGCTGAACAAAAACTATATAAACTAACGGTTGATTGGGCAATTTACTCAGGCCCCCATAGCTTAGCCGGTAGAGCGTGCGGCTGTTAACCGCAAGGTCGCCAGTTCGAGTCTGGCTGGGGGCGTATTAATTCTTTTAGAGGTCTGTGGTTTGAGGTCTGAAGTACGTTAAAAAAATGCGCTGCGCAGAGAATTATTTTTTATCCATTGTTAGATATTCTATCCCAGTATATGGAATCCGGTGAACTCTACGGAGACACGAGTATATTGAAGAACCTGGCCAGCCTTAGGTGGGACAAGAGTATATTTAATAATCTCGCCATCCTTATTAAATTCTAATTTTTTTAATGCCGGATTTTGTCGCACTAAATTACCTACTTCTACACGGTAGCCTCCGGTGGGAGCAGAAAGATAGTTATTACGCAAACCCTGCGCATTCAGTTGATCAACAATTGTCTGCACCGTGTCGCCTTCTCCTGCGATAATTTCATACGTTTCATATCGGGTAGTATGGCCAATTGTGGGTTGGACTGTTTCTTCTCCAACTTTTTCGATTTCAGCGCCAGTGGCAGTAGAAGCTACCCCTCCAACACCTAACGCAACAATCAGTGCAAGATCTTTTGGTTTCATAAGGTTTAGGATATCTCCAGATATAAAAAGATTCTGTAACTTGAGTCATATCACTCCTTATTTTAATTCTTCTCCCGTCGCAAACTTCCACAACAGCTTAAAATAATTTGTATACGACGCTGCCATGCGTTCATCGTCGATAATCACGCCAAATGGCTCATCCGCCCAGATAAAAAAAGAAACCTTGTTGTCATACACATTCGTCGTTGCCGGACTGTCGTATTCTTTGGGAAGAAATGCAGCACGCGTGCAGGGCAAAGTATTCAGGTAGGCAATCCGTTCCTGTGCATTTTCATTGTAGAGATGGTACTGCCATTGTTTTTGCCGCATGCGCCGTTCATGGTAAATGACTACAAATGATTTCATGCGCTCAGAAACATCGCGGGGAATGCCAAAGGAATAGATAGGAGCACCAGAAGCAAGCTGGTCGTCGGTCATCGCCTTAATGCCGGCAATGCCTTCAAAGATATGCGCTTTTGGCTTGGGGCCCGCGAGCTGGGCATGCATTTTTAATTCAGGCACGAGCCGGCTGAGCTGGAGTTTTTTTTCTTCCATCAGCGAACACACAGCCGCAGGGTCTGTTGCCTGAAATATTTTTTTCTCGTTCTGAAAAATGTAGGTGACAAGGCCGAGTGCAATCAGTTTTTCCAGAGCATCATAGACATTCGGCCGGTGGATGTCCATTTTTTCAGCAACTTCGCCGGCAGTAGACGGGCCGCGCTGAAGAAGCCGCACATAGACTTTGATTTCATTTTTGCCGAGACCGATTGCTTCAAGTATCTGGTATCGTTCAGGAAGTTCCATAAGAATTATTTGATGACGACTGTTTTTACGATTTCGGCCAGTTTTTTGTCATTGGCAAAGCCGGGCTGGTCACCCTCATCATATAATTGGAGGATGACTGTTTTTTCACCACTGATGTCTGAAAACTGGAACTTGGAAAGGTCAATCGTTGCCTTGAGGCGCTTTGCTGTTTCAAGCACGGCGTATTTTTTGATGAGCGGCGATGCTTTATACGCGCCGCTGGTTTTTTCATCAAACGCATACGCTTTTATTTTTGGAATGAACGCTTTTCCCCGATTTTCAAGGGTAAACGAAACGTCAGTTACCTTGCCGCCCCAGTCGCGCGTTGCGGTCTTGATGTCTTCAAGCGTCAAGGTCACGTCGCCTGCGGCGCTGGTTGCGCTGGTGCCTTCGGTAACGAGTGGTGTTGGTTCAGATTCAGCAGACGGTACAACTGGTTCTGCTGGAATAGTTTGTTCAGGAAGCGGCACAACGGGTGCAGAAAGGGTTTCTATTGGTTTTTCTGCTGGGGAGACCGGCTGGTTTGCCAACGCAATCCCTTCGCCAACGGCAACGCCAACCACGTTGCCTTCAACGCCTGAAGTGTCTGCACCAACAAGGTTCCAGGGAAACAGGGTGTAAAAGGGATTGTAAAAAAAGGAGACTGCAAAAAAGAGGAAGAGGAAGAGCAGCACGCCGCGCATAACGCGGTTGGGTGAAAAACTGACGGTGACTTCTTTTTTTTGCTCGCTCGCGCGAGGTGCAGGCCGGACGGTTACCTTGGGCTCCGGATGGAGCTCTAGTTTCTTCTTGCCAAAGAAGCTTTTCTTTTCTTCTTTTTCTACGTTGTAGGGCTTCGGCTTTGCCTTTTCAATTTCATCATCAGAAAACAAGCGCTCTTCTGCCGCCCGAATCTCGTCACTGGTCAGGTTGCCCATGCGCCAGAAAGAAGGTTCCAGATATATAAAGATTGTTGTGTGATGGAGAGTTTAAAAACGATAACAGAAGGTTTAAATAGGTATTTAAATCACCCTCTTAAAAATGGCACTCGTCGAACAATTTTCGGCATTTGAAGATGATCTTATTAGGCAATTCCATGCGCTTGGTTTTTTTCGGAATTTCAACAGGCTTTCTGATACTGATTTGAGAGAGTACCTTACCCAAAAATGGTTCTTGTCAATGAACTTTGTTGGCTGGTATGATCGGGCGATTAATGCGCTGAACGATCCAGAAGCAAAGGAAGTGTTAAAAAAAATTGTGCATGATGAAACGCCCCGCGGCGCCCCATCGCATCGTGAAGATTTGCTTGCTGATTTAGAAGCCATTGGCATTTCCCGCGCAGACGTTTTATCGGCGCGCCCTACCCGAACAACGCAACGATCATTGATGCGGTTAAATCAGCTTGTTGCGTTCACGGATGATCCTGATTATGACCTTCGTGTTATGAGCGCGTTGCGCATTGCCGGAGAAATTTTGGTTGCTGAAGAATATCGGCACGTTGTTCCAGAACTTGAACAACGGTATGGCTTAACACCTGAACGTTCCCGCTTTTATGCGCCCCATTTTTACCATGATAGAAAGGACAGCGAAACTGGGCAACATACGCATTCATTTGAAAGCGTTCTTGAACGCCTCATTTCAGACGAAGGAAAATTACGCATTGCCACGGAAAGTGCTGAACACGCGTTTCAGGTGCGAACGTATTTCCACAACCAATTTGACGCACGACTTCGTGCACGAAAAGCACTTCCTCTTGCAGGTTTTGCAGCTGCGGCAGTGGCACTTATGTGTTACGTTGGTTCGCAGATTTCGCAGAAACCTGTTTCTTCGCCGCCTCGTTCACCGCCAAGCAGAACAAATTTGCCGGAAGCAGGAGTTCAGTTTTATCTTCAAGCTGACCGCTGGCTCTTACAAAGGTATGAAGAAACAAGAGATAGACAGTACCTGAAAAATATTGGCACGTTTGAAGCAGCTCGTGATGTGTGGGGTCCCGGGCCGTAATCACAGCTCAATTATCTTCCCTTTCTTCCCCACATTAATTACGCGTGTCCTGCCGATTTTTTCCTCGATGCCTTCTGCCTCGTGAACGTGGCTGCAGAGCAGAATGTCCGGCTGCAGTTCTTCAACGGCTTTGCGCACGCCCTTGCTGCCTTCGAAGAATTTGCTGAACTGCTCCATCTTGGTACCGGCAGGGTGGATGTGGGTCATCATGATTTTTTTCTTGAGGTACTTGATTTTGTCAAAGCTTTTCTTCAACAAGCCATGCGCTTCTTCTTCAGTGACTTCTTGAAACGGCCCAACATTTGTGGTGCCGCCACAACCGAAAATGCCGACGTCCTTATAGCGAATGGAGTAGCCGTGCATGTTCTTGACATCGTCGCCGTACAGTTCAGCAAGAAAATCAACCGTTGCAATGCTTTCATGGTTGCCTGGAATGACGAGCACTTTTTTATGTTTCTTCAGGAACGGACCGATGATGTTGTCTGTGCTTTGCTCGTTGTACGTGATGTCGCCGCATAACACGACGAGGTCGACGTTTTCTTTTTCTGCCCGGTCTGCCAGTTTCTTGATGAGTGTGGTGTCGCCGTGCACATCGCCGGCAGCGAGAATTTTGAGCTTTTCATGTTCTTTTTTTTCTTCTTTTTTTTGTTCCATCAGTTTCACGAAGTGCTAACGCCTTTTAATACTTACGCTTTCAGCGTCAAGAAAAATGAGTGTTGAGGGCGCTGCTGTTTTTTGGCCTTCGTCGATAATGAAATCAACCGCTGCTTTGAGGTCAGGATCCACATCATCACTGCTCGTCATAAACGCTGCGCCGCTCTTGTTGACGCTCGTCGTGACAAGAGGGATGCCGAGTTCGGCGATGACCGCACTCACCCAGTGGTTTGGAATCCGGACGCCGAGTGTCTCTTTGCCAACCGTGACGCTGTCAGCAACGCACTTTTGTTTCATGTTCATGACGAGCGTGTAGGGGCCGGGAAGTTTTGCGAGCCATTCGCGTGCAGCGGACGTGACATCGAGGTTTTCTTCAATCCAACCGAGCGACGGTGCGATGACAGAAAACGGCGCGTCTCCACGTCCTTTTAATTCGCGAATTTTTTTGACTGCGTTATGGTTGAGCGCGCTGCAACCGATGCCATAAATCGTGTCGGTTGGGTACACGAAGACTGCGCCGTCAAGGATTTTGGTAAAATACTGCTCCTTGTTCGCAAGGAACTCATCTTTGGTAATAATCAAGCTCATAGAATAAAAGAAAAAAACAGGAGTTTTTAAACCTTCCCCTGTTTAATCCTCCAGCAACGCCTCCTGCGCATAGCCAAAGTCGTTGATGAAGTCAACACGCTGTTTGTAGTCCCTCCATTCAAGGAAGTCACCAAAAAAGTGCCGTTGGAGTGCCGCGAGCATAGTCTCACCTCCTAACAGAGCGCTGCTGCCAGCCGCTCGTCCAAAAAGAGCTCGTTGTGCTGCAGGTCATGGATTGCTTCTGCAATCAGCTGGTCGTTGATGTGCACCGTTTGTTCATTTTTCCGCTGGATGAGCGGCTGGCGTCGAATCATAAATTGATGGTTTTCTTGGTCTGTTGGTTGCATGGGTTCACCTCTTTTTTTCTCTGATTTATGGCTGGGGCGGGGGTTATCGATTGAGCGTTTGCTGTTTGACGCACTGGAAAAACAGTTGGTTGATGCTGGTTGTTGACATTTGGTTATTCATCGAAATCACCTCGTTTGCGATACCCTATTTAGAATCAGCCGGCTTTATATACCTCACGCGGGTGTTTGTCCAGTGTCCAGTGGTGGAGAATAATGCCTGCTGCCGCAAAAAATGATGCTTATAGACAGCAATGGCACTGGACAGGCAAAGATTTAAAAAATGCCAATTTCTGCAAATGGACATGAACAAACGCCTTCATCTTATGATCCACGGTCGCGTGCAGGGCGTGTTTTTCCGGAGGTTTGTGTGCGAACAGGCACAACGCCTTGGGCTGACAGGACATGTCCGGAACACGAACAACGAAGTTGAGATTGTCGCAGAAGGCGATGAGAAGGTTCTGCAAGAACTCGTGATGGTGTGCCGAAAGGGGCCGACGGCGGCACGCGTGGATAAGATTGATGTTGAAGAAGAGAAATGGACGGGAGAGTTTATGGGATTTGTGAGGAGGTATTGATTAGATTAGTTGAGATAGTCACACATAATTATTTAAAATCATCCAGCGTCGTCACACCTGATGGTGAGAATGTTATCATCGTGGTGTTGCCGTCTGGTCCTCCTCCAACTTTTTGCACGTTGAGGTATTTATTTTCAGCCAGCTTGTTGATTTTGCGCTGGAATGTTTTATACCCGCCGGCGCCGCCTTCTTCTTGGTATTTTTTGAAGATGTCGCCGATTTTCTGGCCGGAACATTTTTTTATCAGGTCGAGAATAAACCGTGACTCATCCTCTAAAGCGTCTTTTTTCTTGATGGAAAACTCTTCGAGCTTTTTGACCGCAGCAGCCATGTGCGCTGGCATGATACTTCGCGACGCTGCATCTTCTGCTGCGTTGCCCGCTTCTTTTAACAGATATAATCCGGAGCGCACGTCGCCGAGCGTGTATGCCTTGTCCGCTGCCTGCAAAAATGCCTCTTCCTGCCAGACATCGGGCACAAAGGAGTATTTCATGCGGTCGCGCAGAATGCCAACAACTTGTTCTTTGGTGTAGGGGCGAAATTCAAGAATTTCCGCCACGAGCCGCGATTTGATGCGCTGGTCAAGCTCGGCCAGCCAGGTCTTGTGGTTTGTCACGAGAATGATGCTCTTGCGATAAATCTCTTCCAGCAGTTGGTACAAAAGGTCGGTGTCCTCTAATTTGTCAACTTCGTCGAGCACAAACACCGCTGCTTTTTTGTTGAGCAAGTCTTTGACAATTTTGAATAATTCATCCCCACGCTTGTTGTGGGTGAATTTGTATTCAAGCTTTTCGCACATTTCTAGAATTACTTTGAAGCTGGAATTTTTCTGCCAGCAGTTGATGTAGAATGGAATAACGGCGTCACAGGTTTCGTCGGTTTCTTCCAGCTCTTTCATGATGTGCCGGAGTACTACGGTCTTGCCGATGCCCGGCGGGCCGTGGATAAAGATATTTCTGCCGGTGCGCTCGGCAATCAACGGCTTGATGCACAGCGCAATCTGGCGCTGTTCTGCTTCGCGGTAGGGCACGAGTTTTGGGATGAAATCATAGTCGAGTGGAACAGGATCGCGAAACAAGCTTTCGCCGCTTCCGAGCATATTCTTGAAAAGAGCCATGAAAGAGGAGGATTTGATTCCTATTAAATATTTTTGTATGCCTCACAACAATATTTATAAAGTTACTGCACTCTTTTTCTCTACAAAAAAGGGTGAAACCATTCCTGATATTCCGATTCCTGAAACAGCGCTCGCATCGCCGCAGATGTATAATCGCGTTCTCGCTGTGGTGAATGATGCAACGCACACGCTCACCACGCGGCCGCTGACAACGGTTGCCTCGCTCAAAATAGCATACGATGTGTACGAGCGCGCAAAAGCAGCCATGGAAACCCTGCCGCACAGCAACGGAAGGGCCATTGCACAGGAACGGCTCATGTTTCTCTATCGATATATTACTGATTCGCGCCGGCTCCTGATTTCTGACGACTTCAACAACAAAACTGAGTTTATCGTCAATCTGATTGACAAAGCAACACATTGCATCGAAGAAAACAAGCCGGATGATGCTTCACAGCTCTACAGCAAGGCGCAGGAACTGTTCTCTGCGCTGCCTGACGAGCCAACGCTGCTGCACAAGAAAGAAAACACCCGAAAGCATCTCGGAGAACTGCACGAACGAATTGTGCACCGAAAAGAAATTGAGCAGGACCAGCGGTTTTATAGAACATTCCATTCAGTCGAAATGCTGCTCGACCGGGCTTCTACACTCGCAAAAAAAGATTCGGTTGGCGCGCGAAAAACCTATGACGACGCGCTGAAAGTGTACCGCTCATTAAACGTGCCGGCAGCATTTGTCTGGAAAAAAGCAGCAGTGCGCAAGCGCATCCATGCGGTTGAAGCGCAGCTCAAGCCGAGCAAAAAAGAATTTTATGCGCCGCTGGAACACACCTTGTCTCACGAGCTGGTTGAATTGATTGCCGGCGATCATTCCCTTAAATCCCAAGCGGGATTTTCCGAAATGGTCAAACTTCTTACCGAACTTGATTCCTGTTCTGTTGCGCACATCGGCGAGGCTCGTGAACTATTCACATCTGCGAAAAAAAAGGCAGCGTCGTTCACCGGCGACAAGCGCGCATTGAATGCCTGTTTCGCAAAAATACGCGCGCGGCTCGAGCTGTTTTCCACGTTGGAAAAAATTCAGCACGTGCGAAGCGCCGGAGAGGTTCATACGCTCCTTGCGGAAACCCAGCGGCGCTCATTGGTGTACAACCAGCGCTATCCACACGACCACGCATGTACCGACGCGGTGTACGAAGAATGCGCACTGCTTAATTCGCTCATGGAAGAAGGGGTTACTGCGGGTGAAGTGGCGCGAGCTGTTTCACATTCGTAATGTTTCTGGGCGTAATTGTTCTGCAGCTCTCCGGTACAATCCCACGTCTGGTTCTCTGAACATTTCTCTGCCGTGCGCCGCATGATACGCCCCAAGCGTCTGTTCCCGAAAGAGCGGCTGTCTCAAATTGCCAATCACTGTAATCATTGCTGTGTACATTGACTGGATGACCCCTTCATAGCTTTCGCGAGTGGTGGTTGCAGTATCGGGTTGCGTTTGAAAGTGTCGAAGGTGGCCAGCAAAGTCCCCGTCAAAATACCGTGTTGCGTGCGCTGCAAAATCGCGCTGTATCCGCCAGTTGCCTTTTTCCGAAAGCACAAAACCAAGCGCTTCAGAGGGCGTTACTGCTTTTTTTTCAGCAGCCAGCCTGACACTCTCCAAAAAAATACCAGCGAGAAAAATATCATCTTGTGCACGGCCATACTGCATCGTCGCGGTGCGTAATGCTGCTTCAAACTCGTGCGCTGGCTGATATGCTGGTTCAATAAACAACGCAGCAAAATTAATTCCCGCAAGGTCGTCGAGGCTCATGGCCGCGCCTCCTGTCTTGTTAGCAAACGAGCGTATGCTTCTCGTTTTCCTTCGATGCGGTCACCGCACAGGTCGAGCCGATGATGGTGCTCGAACTGAAAGCCGCGTACAGCCAGAAGCGTCATAAGATCGGCAGTTTCTCCAAGGACACAGAGGTACGAAATTTCACCATAACTATGTATAGGTATCGTTGCGTCAGGTGAACAGCGTTGCACAACCTCGTGCCGCGCCTCTTCTTCGAGATGAGGCAAGCCAAAGATGCACCTTGTTCCAAGCTGTTCCTTGGCAAAAAGCGCGAGGCTACGAGTCTGTTCGTCAAGCAGTGTTGGTTTTTGTCCTCGTAATAATTCGGAACTGGCATACGGTACGAAAAGAAGTGCATGCGCTGGATCAGCTGCAATCGTGCTGATGCGCTCTTTCCAGAGTGCTTCAAGCAGGCGTGCATACTCGTGCCCAGGCATATCGCCAGGAAACTGTCCTTGTATAAATGCGCCAACTTTAGCATACGGAGTTCGCAAAAACTCTCCGTCGTACGGAATCGGATTTCTCATGCCAAAAAACGGGTGTACGAGCACGTCGAGTGATTCAATTGGTGGCTGTTCGTTATTCATTGTTCAGCACCTTCAGCATTTCTTCTTCCTTGAAATGGAGCGGTCCGGGAATGATGAGGCAGTGCAACGGTTTTCCAAAGTTATGCTTCATCAATTCTTCAACCGAGCCGTATTTGATAACAGCATCTTCATGTCCCATACGCGCGCATCCTACAACGAATGTTTTTTCCGTGACGATGTCTTGTTTTCGCTTTTTCTCGA
This genomic stretch from Candidatus Woesearchaeota archaeon harbors:
- a CDS encoding L-threonylcarbamoyladenylate synthase — encoded protein: MSLIITKDEFLANKEQYFTKILDGAVFVYPTDTIYGIGCSALNHNAVKKIRELKGRGDAPFSVIAPSLGWIEENLDVTSAAREWLAKLPGPYTLVMNMKQKCVADSVTVGKETLGVRIPNHWVSAVIAELGIPLVTTSVNKSGAAFMTSSDDVDPDLKAAVDFIIDEGQKTAAPSTLIFLDAESVSIKRR
- a CDS encoding phosphatidylserine decarboxylase, with protein sequence MVIALIYVSLLFTAAAFLFYSYTLRNPLIEPTPGNNIVSPAHGKIARIIRTTRKYVTLQKGWGKIKTLTEDVDNDCFLIDIVMHLSDVHFQKAPTTGTILYTHHEKGKWKNAVRKAYTMKAALENEKNEILMNTHFGKIKVIQIAGYVARRIRCFVKKNDHVEKGQSLGVIKMGSQVTLIFPAKYKLAVHEGQKVVGGKTVIATNERWLR
- a CDS encoding acylphosphatase is translated as MNKRLHLMIHGRVQGVFFRRFVCEQAQRLGLTGHVRNTNNEVEIVAEGDEKVLQELVMVCRKGPTAARVDKIDVEEEKWTGEFMGFVRRY
- a CDS encoding metallophosphoesterase, coding for MEQKKEEKKEHEKLKILAAGDVHGDTTLIKKLADRAEKENVDLVVLCGDITYNEQSTDNIIGPFLKKHKKVLVIPGNHESIATVDFLAELYGDDVKNMHGYSIRYKDVGIFGCGGTTNVGPFQEVTEEEAHGLLKKSFDKIKYLKKKIMMTHIHPAGTKMEQFSKFFEGSKGVRKAVEELQPDILLCSHVHEAEGIEEKIGRTRVINVGKKGKIIEL
- a CDS encoding helix-turn-helix domain-containing protein → MELPERYQILEAIGLGKNEIKVYVRLLQRGPSTAGEVAEKMDIHRPNVYDALEKLIALGLVTYIFQNEKKIFQATDPAAVCSLMEEKKLQLSRLVPELKMHAQLAGPKPKAHIFEGIAGIKAMTDDQLASGAPIYSFGIPRDVSERMKSFVVIYHERRMRQKQWQYHLYNENAQERIAYLNTLPCTRAAFLPKEYDSPATTNVYDNKVSFFIWADEPFGVIIDDERMAASYTNYFKLLWKFATGEELK
- a CDS encoding AAA family ATPase yields the protein MALFKNMLGSGESLFRDPVPLDYDFIPKLVPYREAEQRQIALCIKPLIAERTGRNIFIHGPPGIGKTVVLRHIMKELEETDETCDAVIPFYINCWQKNSSFKVILEMCEKLEYKFTHNKRGDELFKIVKDLLNKKAAVFVLDEVDKLEDTDLLYQLLEEIYRKSIILVTNHKTWLAELDQRIKSRLVAEILEFRPYTKEQVVGILRDRMKYSFVPDVWQEEAFLQAADKAYTLGDVRSGLYLLKEAGNAAEDAASRSIMPAHMAAAVKKLEEFSIKKKDALEDESRFILDLIKKCSGQKIGDIFKKYQEEGGAGGYKTFQRKINKLAENKYLNVQKVGGGPDGNTTMITFSPSGVTTLDDFK
- a CDS encoding AAA family ATPase, producing MGRTIGVIAIKGGVGKTTVVANLGAVLAHEFNQRVLILDANFSAANLGLHFGIVNPEITLHDVLAEKHDIKKAIISHGRMDIIAGSLVPKKVDPLKLRSKLNQLKKEYDFILIDSSPALNEEILATMVAADELMVVTTPDYPTLSCTMHAVKVAKRRGTPITGIIVNKKRNQLFELTTEEIEEATETPVIAVVRDDVRVLEALAATTPATIYGNVTDVVVEYRKLGAALLGETYRDPRFLNRMRDALFKTDTAKHEVNRAVLGSPLAKK
- a CDS encoding iron-containing redox enzyme family protein, which produces MALVEQFSAFEDDLIRQFHALGFFRNFNRLSDTDLREYLTQKWFLSMNFVGWYDRAINALNDPEAKEVLKKIVHDETPRGAPSHREDLLADLEAIGISRADVLSARPTRTTQRSLMRLNQLVAFTDDPDYDLRVMSALRIAGEILVAEEYRHVVPELEQRYGLTPERSRFYAPHFYHDRKDSETGQHTHSFESVLERLISDEGKLRIATESAEHAFQVRTYFHNQFDARLRARKALPLAGFAAAAVALMCYVGSQISQKPVSSPPRSPPSRTNLPEAGVQFYLQADRWLLQRYEETRDRQYLKNIGTFEAARDVWGPGP
- the pssA gene encoding CDP-diacylglycerol--serine O-phosphatidyltransferase; protein product: MKITKLITLADSITLLGAGAGFLSIIFSFQHQFAFASIGMLVAAVLDGLDGRIARWRHQAHLFGKELDSLADTVSFSVAPALFGYLLAERTVPALVGGIFFLLCGIARLARFNIMNHTTFFEGVPITVNGIVFPALYFFGVPTIGIPIIFVIMGFLMVSQRKIKKW
- a CDS encoding divergent PAP2 family protein — its product is MSFNELFFPVVTSAILSQGIKVALHFLNHQKVDLSLLLFEPGGMPSTHAAMATALTTTLYLIKADTSVFAVALLFSLIVMADAVGVRREAGETARRINQMIQVLRSVKQKGVTKVREVLGHTPLQVAGGIVLGMLVALFFFNYF